A single genomic interval of Microbacterium sp. BLY harbors:
- a CDS encoding DMT family transporter, with translation MSRQIGILRTAVTVGAAAAFVLTWSSGFLIPAVATTDVDPLTLLVWRFAPVAVVLIAVSAVTRAGRGVRAREYGIQTVIGLLAQFGYCVAVYAAVAAGIATGTVALIDAVQPLLVAVLVGPVLGLRVRGAQVAGLVVGAGGVLLVVQSQFGAGSAPPVAYLLPAIAMVCLVIGTLVQRRTAVRTGVLLTLTIHVTATAVLLVIVGALSGALVPPARPSFWIAVVLTAIFPTLGAYGLYWWLLRRIGITALQALLFLVAPATAIGGALLLGEPLTVTTLAGFALCGAGVTAVLVSEARATRAEAAPEDEQPRDPQGRTRTARPSKVTTSPSRS, from the coding sequence ATGAGTAGACAGATCGGTATACTCCGGACGGCCGTGACCGTGGGGGCGGCCGCGGCCTTCGTGCTCACCTGGAGCTCGGGCTTCCTCATCCCGGCCGTCGCCACCACCGATGTCGATCCGCTCACGCTGCTCGTCTGGCGGTTCGCCCCGGTCGCGGTCGTGCTGATCGCCGTCTCCGCCGTCACCCGCGCCGGGAGAGGGGTGCGTGCGCGGGAGTACGGGATCCAGACCGTCATCGGGCTGCTCGCGCAGTTCGGGTACTGCGTGGCCGTGTACGCGGCCGTCGCCGCCGGGATCGCCACCGGCACCGTCGCGCTCATCGATGCCGTCCAGCCGCTCCTCGTCGCCGTCCTCGTGGGCCCCGTGCTCGGTCTCCGGGTGCGCGGAGCCCAGGTGGCAGGTCTCGTGGTCGGCGCGGGGGGCGTGCTGCTCGTCGTGCAGTCGCAGTTCGGGGCGGGGTCGGCACCGCCGGTCGCCTATCTCCTGCCCGCGATCGCGATGGTGTGCCTCGTCATCGGCACCCTGGTGCAGCGCCGCACCGCCGTGCGCACCGGGGTGCTGCTCACCCTCACGATCCACGTCACCGCGACCGCCGTGCTGCTGGTGATCGTCGGGGCCCTGTCCGGAGCGCTCGTTCCGCCGGCCCGTCCCTCCTTCTGGATCGCCGTGGTGCTGACCGCGATCTTCCCCACCCTGGGTGCGTACGGGTTGTACTGGTGGCTGCTGCGCCGCATCGGCATCACCGCGCTGCAGGCCCTGCTCTTCCTCGTCGCTCCCGCGACCGCGATCGGCGGTGCGTTGCTGCTCGGCGAACCGCTCACCGTCACGACGCTGGCGGGGTTCGCCCTCTGCGGCGCGGGAGTGACCGCGGTGCTGGTGAGCGAGGCGAGGGCGACCCGGGCGGAGGCAGCGCCGGAGGACGAGCAGCCGCGCGACCCTCAGGGCCGGACGCGGACGGCCCGGCCCTCGAAGGTCACCACGTCGCCGTCGCGGAGCTGA
- a CDS encoding TetR/AcrR family transcriptional regulator, whose translation MTLPVPELAPLTPGARRVLDAASALFYERGIHAIGVDTIAAAAGVTKKTLYDRFGSKEALVVSYLQHRDARWREHLDGHLATVPEPGAARILAVFDAALSWVPGNSGKGCSAINARAEIDGAGDSPLVLAEARREKEWLLAVFAHLCTEAGFRDPSRLAETLMLLYEGAIVTVGMGTFAAPFVLARDTAQLVLESSPIDVA comes from the coding sequence ATGACCCTCCCCGTCCCGGAACTCGCCCCGCTCACCCCCGGCGCGCGCCGGGTTCTCGACGCCGCCTCCGCTCTCTTCTACGAACGCGGCATCCATGCGATCGGGGTCGACACCATCGCCGCGGCCGCCGGGGTCACCAAGAAGACGCTCTACGACCGCTTCGGGTCGAAGGAGGCGCTCGTGGTGTCCTATCTCCAGCATCGGGATGCGCGGTGGCGGGAACACCTCGACGGACACCTCGCGACCGTGCCGGAACCGGGTGCCGCGCGGATCCTCGCCGTCTTCGACGCCGCCCTTTCCTGGGTTCCGGGGAACAGCGGCAAGGGCTGCAGCGCGATCAACGCGCGCGCGGAGATCGACGGCGCCGGCGACTCCCCGCTCGTGCTCGCCGAAGCCCGCCGCGAGAAGGAGTGGCTGCTGGCCGTCTTCGCCCACCTCTGCACGGAGGCCGGCTTCCGCGATCCGTCCCGCCTCGCCGAGACCCTGATGCTCCTCTACGAGGGCGCCATCGTCACCGTCGGCATGGGGACGTTCGCCGCCCCCTTCGTCCTCGCCAGGGACACCGCGCAGCTCGTCCTGGAGTCGTCGCCGATCGACGTCGCCTAG
- a CDS encoding helix-turn-helix domain-containing protein has protein sequence MPRPTDAYRGLAQSSRLRVLAALMDAPGAGLADLSPRLGLHVNTLRDHLRVLEGEGLVRSEIEHTGRRGRPRLRFSPVLPTEPNEVEDRRLQEAIRQGELMRAVLPATRSGLPLAATHQLDALVHHLDDVGLRPKVDEKALTVELFPCRFHVLLTDDQSVICRVHEELMRSVLARAGGPVEIDHVTAFSTTRPCRVRLRLREEAGDFAGNRRQLS, from the coding sequence ATGCCACGTCCTACCGATGCTTACCGCGGGCTCGCGCAGAGCAGCCGGCTGCGCGTCCTCGCCGCCCTCATGGACGCCCCGGGCGCCGGTCTCGCCGATCTCTCCCCGCGTCTGGGGCTGCACGTCAACACGCTGCGCGATCACCTGCGCGTCCTGGAGGGCGAGGGTCTCGTGCGCTCCGAGATCGAGCACACCGGACGCCGGGGGCGGCCTCGGCTGCGCTTCTCGCCCGTGCTCCCGACCGAGCCGAACGAGGTGGAGGATCGTCGCCTCCAGGAGGCCATCCGGCAGGGCGAGCTCATGCGCGCCGTCCTGCCCGCCACCCGGTCAGGGCTCCCACTGGCGGCGACGCATCAGCTCGACGCCCTCGTGCATCACCTCGACGACGTGGGCCTCCGGCCGAAGGTCGACGAGAAGGCGCTGACGGTCGAACTCTTCCCCTGCCGGTTCCACGTGCTCCTGACCGACGACCAGTCCGTGATCTGCCGCGTCCACGAGGAGCTGATGCGGTCAGTGCTGGCCCGCGCCGGCGGACCGGTGGAGATCGATCACGTGACCGCATTCTCGACGACGCGTCCGTGTCGCGTGCGACTCCGCCTCCGCGAGGAGGCGGGAGACTTCGCCGGGAACCGCCGACAGCTCAGTTGA
- the dnaB gene encoding replicative DNA helicase, with the protein MSIADISEERLGGQRPPERTPPHDLLAEQSALGGMLLSKDAVADVIETLKGADFYIPKHELIFEAILSLYSHGEPTDVVAVTDELIKTGELSKAGGADYLHTLTSIVPTAANAGYYAGIVSERAILRRLVDAGTRIVQLGYDGQGDATDIVNNAQAEIYSVTGSETAEDYVPLTVAVDAAVEEIEAANGRDGSMTGIPTGFRELDELTNGLHGGQMIVVAARPAMGKSTLALDFARAASIGHDFPSIFFSLEMGKSEIAMRLLSAEGAIPLQNMRKGTLDPRDWTTVAATRGRINDAPLYIDDSPNMTLVEIRAKCRRLKQRAGLRMVIIDYLQLMTSGKRVESRQQEVSEFSRSLKLIAKELQVPVIALSQLNRGPEQRQDKKPAISDLRESGSIEQDADMVILLHRDSVYDKDVRPGEADLIVAKHRNGPTATITVAFQGHYSRFADMAPGGDFN; encoded by the coding sequence GTGTCGATCGCCGACATCTCCGAGGAGCGCCTGGGAGGGCAGCGCCCGCCCGAGCGCACCCCTCCGCACGACCTCCTCGCCGAGCAGAGCGCCCTGGGCGGCATGCTCCTGTCGAAGGATGCGGTCGCCGACGTGATCGAGACGCTAAAGGGCGCCGACTTCTACATCCCCAAGCACGAGCTCATCTTCGAGGCGATCCTCTCGCTCTACTCGCACGGCGAGCCGACCGACGTCGTCGCGGTGACCGACGAGCTCATCAAGACGGGCGAACTCAGCAAGGCCGGCGGCGCCGACTACCTGCACACCCTCACCTCGATCGTCCCGACCGCGGCCAACGCCGGGTACTACGCCGGCATCGTCTCCGAGCGCGCCATCCTCCGCCGCCTCGTCGACGCCGGGACGCGCATCGTGCAGCTCGGCTACGACGGCCAGGGCGACGCGACCGACATCGTCAACAACGCGCAGGCCGAGATCTACTCGGTGACCGGCTCGGAGACGGCCGAGGACTACGTGCCACTGACCGTCGCCGTCGACGCGGCGGTCGAGGAGATCGAGGCGGCGAACGGCCGCGACGGCTCCATGACCGGCATCCCGACCGGATTCCGCGAACTCGACGAGCTCACCAACGGCCTGCACGGCGGGCAGATGATCGTGGTCGCCGCGCGACCCGCGATGGGAAAGTCGACCCTGGCCCTCGACTTCGCGCGCGCCGCCTCCATCGGTCACGACTTCCCCTCGATCTTCTTCTCTCTCGAGATGGGCAAGAGCGAGATCGCGATGCGTCTGCTCAGCGCGGAGGGGGCGATCCCGCTGCAGAACATGCGCAAGGGGACGCTCGACCCGCGCGACTGGACGACGGTCGCCGCGACCCGCGGCCGCATCAACGACGCTCCGCTCTACATCGACGACAGCCCCAACATGACGCTGGTCGAGATCCGCGCGAAGTGCCGGCGGCTGAAGCAGCGCGCCGGTCTGCGCATGGTCATCATCGACTACCTGCAGCTGATGACGTCGGGCAAGCGCGTCGAGTCGCGTCAGCAGGAGGTTTCGGAGTTCTCGCGAAGCCTGAAGCTCATCGCCAAGGAGCTGCAGGTGCCGGTCATCGCGCTGTCGCAGCTGAACCGTGGTCCCGAGCAGCGCCAGGACAAGAAGCCCGCCATCAGCGACCTCCGAGAGTCCGGCTCGATCGAGCAGGACGCCGACATGGTCATCCTGCTGCACCGCGACTCGGTCTACGACAAGGACGTCCGTCCGGGCGAGGCTGACCTCATCGTGGCCAAGCACCGTAACGGTCCGACCGCGACCATCACCGTCGCCTTCCAGGGGCACTACTCCCGGTTCGCCGACATGGCCCCGGGCGGCGACTTCAACTGA